The stretch of DNA GTATTACGACGTCACGCGAGAACTCTCCGAAGAGATCCTCATATTCCCCGGAGGAGACCCGAAACCGGAGATCAGCACCGAGGACCACGGCGCCTACCTCCTCAGCCTCCTCTCCCTCTCGACCCACACCGGCACCCACATCGACGCCCCTTCGCATTACCTGAAGGACAAGCGGACCGTCGACAAAATCGATCCCGGACGGCTCATCGGCCGGTGCCGCCTCCTCGACCTGGGAACGGCGACGGCGATCCAGGCGTCCGACCTCCAGGGAAGAATTGAAGGGGCCGAACGGCTCCTCCTCAAGACCTGGTTTTCCGGTAGAACAGCATTCGATCCGGCGTATCCGCACCTGACCACGGATGCCGCCGCTCTTCTCGTGCAGGAAGGGGTCAGGTGCATCGGCATCGATTCCCCGTCCATCGAGGCCTATGACGGCGACGGCACCGTGCACCGCACCCTTCTCGAAAGGGGGATTGCGGTGATCGAACTCCTCGACCTCCCGGCAATGCCCGAAGGAGAGTATTATATGGCGGCGCTCCCACTCCGCCTGAAAGGACTGGATGGGTCGCCGGCACGGGTGATCCTCTCTGACCGCCCATTCGTATGAGGTGAAGATGAATCTTATCGCATCAGCAGTGGCACGTCTCGAAGAAACGGTGAAGAATTCAGGCTGCGATGAGGGGAGTGTCTCCCTGACGAGAAACCCGAAACTGGCCGTCTGCCAGTACCCCCGCGGCGTCTGCGTGGAGGCCTGCTTCGGCGACCGGCGCGGCCATGTGGTCACCCCTGACCCAATACAGGCCTGCACGAAAGTCTCGTTCATGTTCGGTGCGCCCCTCAACAGCCCGGTGGAGCGGACGGCCGCCTGCGCCATCGTCAACGCCGTCACCGCCTTCTTCTGCATCAACCGGAGGGTGAACCCCTGCGAGGAATCCCGGCACGCCGCCTGCCTGAGCGGGCTGGCACAGGCGCTTGCAGGGGCGCGGGTCTACGCGGCAGGCGATACGCGGGGGCCTCTGACCGGGATCACCATCACCGAAGACCCCGCCGACGCCGACGTCCTCCTGGTCGTCGGGCCCGGCCTCATCTCGAACGAGGGCCTTGCCGCCGTCGAGGAAGCCCTCGGCAAAAAACGGGTGATCTGTCTGGGCCCATCCACCGCCGGCGTCGCCACCCTCCTCGGAATCGAGCACTGGTGCCCGTACGGGCACTGACCCCCTCTGCGCGCAAGATTCCCAAAACTGATATCCTGTGAAGGCACATTACCGCGCATGCTTTTCGGCTCTTCAGGGATCAGAAGAGAATATTCCGGCGGATTTGCAGACCTCGCCGTTCAGGTGGGGGCAGCAGCCGCGAAAGCCGGCGGCTCGGCGGTCGTCGGCATGGACGCCCGGACGACCGGGCCGCTGCTTGCCGACGCCGTCACCGCAGGCATCCTCTCGGCTGGTTCGGACGTATATACCTGCGGGATCGCACCCACGCCGACCGTCGCCTGCGCCGCGCGGGCCCATGCCTTCGGCGTGATGATCACCGCCTCGCACAACCCGGAGGAGTACAACGGGATCAAACTCCTCAACCCGGACGGTTCGTCCTTCACCTCTGCCCAGCAGCAGCGAATGGAAGAGGACGTCAGGGGCGATCACGGGGCGGGCTGGAGGGAGCAGGGGCACATCCATGCCATCGACGCCGTCTCGATCCATAAGAATGCGATCCTGAACGGCCTCGACCTCCCGGAAGGGCTCTCCGTCGTTGTCGACTGCGGAAACGGCGCCGGGAGCGCGATCACCCCGGCGCTTCTTGCCGACGCCGGTGTGCAGGCCCTCTGCCTCAATGCCAATCCCTCGGGCCGGTTCGTCCGCCCTTCAGAGCCCCTCGAGAAGAACCTCCCGTACATGCCCGCAATGGTGCGCAAACGCGGGGCCGCATGTGGGATCGTCCACGACGGCGACGCCGACCGGATGATGGCCTTCGACGGGAAGGGCCGGTACATCGGCGGCGATCACCTCCTCATGCTCTTTGCCGAGTACCTCGGAGCCAAACGCGTCGTCACCACCTCGGACGCCTCGATGGCGATCGAGGAGGGGGCCGAGGTGCACCGGACGCCGGTGGGCGACACCTTCGTCTCTGAAGAACTCTTAAAATGGGGCGAATTCGGCGGCGAACCGTCGGGCGCATGGATATTCCCGAAAAACTCCCTCTGTCCCGACGGGATCTACGCCGCCGCCCTCCTCTGCGAGATCGCCGGCGAGTGGGACATCGCCGAACGGGTGGCGGCGATGCCTGCCTATCCGATCCTCAGGGACTCGGTCAGGATCGAGAACGCCCGCGAAGTGATGGCCGCCATGGGCGCCGCCGTAGCGACCGACGGCATCAGGATCGAGGACGAGGAGGGCTGGTGCCTGATCAGGGCGAGCGGGACCGAGCCGAAGATCAGGTTCACCGCCGAGGGCAGGGACGCCGCTGCTGCAAAACGGATGATGGACGCGGGCAAAGAGCGCCTCAGGAGGGCCGCATGATGGAGTGCGTCATCCTTGCGGCGGGCGAGGGGACGCGGATGCGCCCGCTCACCGCCGAGCGCCCGAAAGTGATGCTCCCCCTCGCCAACCGCCCGATGCTCGAGCACCTGGTCAGGGCAGTCACCGAGGCCGGGATCACCGCGATCACCCTGGTCGTCGGCTACGGCGAGCGTGAAGTGCGGGAGTGGTTCGGCGACGGCAGCCGCCTCGGCGTCACGATCCGCTACGTCGTCCAGCGCCGCCAGCTCGGGACCGCCGACGCCCTCCGGGCGACAAAAGGGCTGGTCACCGGCCGGTTCCTGATGCTCAACGGCGACATGATCGTCGATGCGGCCGATCTCGCCGACCTCTGCACGAGAGAAGCCCCGTGCATGGGCGTCTACGAGAGCGACCACCCACAGGACTACGGTGTCGTGACGATCGAGGGGGACCTGATCACCGGGCTCGAGGAGAAATCACGCCAGCCAAAAAGCCGGATGATCAACGCCGGCGTCTACCTCTTCGACCCCGAGATCTACAAACGGCTGGAGGGCGTGCCCCTCTCAGGCCGGGGCGAATACGAACTCACCGACGCTCTGGCCGACTATATCGCCGAAGGACGCCTTTCCGCCTATCGCCTCTCCACCTGGATGGACGTCGGGGCGCCGTGGGACCTCCTGGACGCCAGCGCCACCCTGCTCTCACGGATGAAACCCGCCTGCGAGGGAACGGTCGAGGACGGCGTCGTCATCCACGGCAAACTGGTCCTGGGCAAAAACTCGGTGGTCAAGGCCGGCACCTACATCGAGGGCGACTGCATCGTCGGCGAGGGGTGCACGATCGGCCCCCACGCCTATATCAGGGGCTCGACGGCGATCGGCGACGGCTGCCATATCGGCCACGCCGTCGAGGTGAAAAACTCGATCGTCTTCGCCGGGACAAAGATCCCGCACTTCAACTATATCGGCGACTCGATCATCGGGAGCCAGTGCAACTTCGGTGCCGGCACTAAGGTCGCAAACCTCAGGCACGACCACGGGAACATCTCGATCAACGGCAGGTCCACCGGCCGGAGGAAGTTCGGGGCGATCATCGGCGACCACGTCCTCTTCGGGATCAACTGCTCGGTGAACGTCGGCAGCGTCATCGGGAGTTATTCCCTCATCGGGCCGCACAGCCTCGTCGAGGGAACCCTGAAAGACCGGACCGTGATCAGGTAGGTGAATGAAAACCATGCAGGCAGTTATTCTTGCAGCAGGTGAGGGCAGGCGTCTGCGCCCTCTCACCCATGCCATGCCCAAGGCGATGGTGCCGGTGGCGAACCGGCCGATCCTTGAGTACATCGTTCGGGCGCTCGAAAAGAACGGGATCAGGGAGATCATCGTCGTCGTCGGCTACAAAAAAGAGCAGGTGATCAGGCACCTCAACGGCCTGGAGATCCCGGTGAAGGTCGTCGTCCAGGAGCGGCAGCTCGGCACCGCCCACGCCCTCAAATGCGCGGCGCCCCTGATCACCGGCGACTTCCTCCTCCTCCCCGGCGACAACTACATCGACACGGCCTCGATCGCCCGGATCATGGGGGAGAGAAATGCCGTCCTGACCTGGGACCACCCCCACCCCTCGAACTTCGGGGTGCTCATGATCAGGGACGGCTCGGTCCAGCAGGTGATCGAGAAGCCCAGCGAGGCGCCCGGTTTCACCGTATCGACCGGGATCTTCTCGCTCGGACCGGCGTTTCTGGACTTCCTCGGCGACGAGACCGAGATCCCGAATGCGATCAATGCGATGATCGCCGCCGGCACGCCCTTGAAGGCGGTCCCGGCAGAGGACTGGCAGGACGCCATCTACCCCTGGGACCTCCTGAGGCTGAACGCAGCGCTCCTGCAGGGCGTGAGGCAGGAGCGGGCCGGGCGGATCGGCTCTTCGGTCGTGATCAAAGGGCAGGTCTCCATCGGTCGGGGGACGACGATCGGCCCGAACAGCACCATTCTCGGCCCGGTCGTTATCGGCGAAGACTGCGAGATCGGGCCGAACTGCGTCGTCCTGCCCGAGACGAGCATCGGCGATCGGGTCAGGATCGAGCCTTTCACCCTGATCGGCCACTCCCTGATCCTCGCCGACGCCTGCATCGGCTCCCATGCCCGGATCACCGACGCCGTCGTCGGCACCGGGACGCAGGTAGGCGACCATGCGACGACCTCGCCGCAACGGACCATCTTCTCGATCGAGGGGGAGCTGATCAGGGCGAAGTTCGGGGCGATCATCGGGGACAACGTGCGGTCCGCCCCGTTCTGCGTCTTCAAAAACTGCATCGTCGGGAACAATGTCTGCGTAGAAGATGGGAAAACGCTCTACGGCGAAGTTCCTGATGGGGCAAGAATTATATAAGGGATGAGTGTCAGGAGAGATACCATTACGTTGGGGGATGCATCATGTGCGGGATAGTTGGATATATCGGCTGGAAAGAGGCCGCACCCCTCGTCATCGAGGGATTGAAGCGTCTTGAATACCGGGGCTATGATTCGTTCGGCGTCGC from Methanofollis liminatans DSM 4140 encodes:
- the glmU gene encoding bifunctional sugar-1-phosphate nucleotidylyltransferase/acetyltransferase: MKTMQAVILAAGEGRRLRPLTHAMPKAMVPVANRPILEYIVRALEKNGIREIIVVVGYKKEQVIRHLNGLEIPVKVVVQERQLGTAHALKCAAPLITGDFLLLPGDNYIDTASIARIMGERNAVLTWDHPHPSNFGVLMIRDGSVQQVIEKPSEAPGFTVSTGIFSLGPAFLDFLGDETEIPNAINAMIAAGTPLKAVPAEDWQDAIYPWDLLRLNAALLQGVRQERAGRIGSSVVIKGQVSIGRGTTIGPNSTILGPVVIGEDCEIGPNCVVLPETSIGDRVRIEPFTLIGHSLILADACIGSHARITDAVVGTGTQVGDHATTSPQRTIFSIEGELIRAKFGAIIGDNVRSAPFCVFKNCIVGNNVCVEDGKTLYGEVPDGARII
- a CDS encoding phosphopentomutase/phosphoglucosamine mutase, coding for MLFGSSGIRREYSGGFADLAVQVGAAAAKAGGSAVVGMDARTTGPLLADAVTAGILSAGSDVYTCGIAPTPTVACAARAHAFGVMITASHNPEEYNGIKLLNPDGSSFTSAQQQRMEEDVRGDHGAGWREQGHIHAIDAVSIHKNAILNGLDLPEGLSVVVDCGNGAGSAITPALLADAGVQALCLNANPSGRFVRPSEPLEKNLPYMPAMVRKRGAACGIVHDGDADRMMAFDGKGRYIGGDHLLMLFAEYLGAKRVVTTSDASMAIEEGAEVHRTPVGDTFVSEELLKWGEFGGEPSGAWIFPKNSLCPDGIYAAALLCEIAGEWDIAERVAAMPAYPILRDSVRIENAREVMAAMGAAVATDGIRIEDEEGWCLIRASGTEPKIRFTAEGRDAAAAKRMMDAGKERLRRAA
- a CDS encoding cyclase family protein, with product MYYDVTRELSEEILIFPGGDPKPEISTEDHGAYLLSLLSLSTHTGTHIDAPSHYLKDKRTVDKIDPGRLIGRCRLLDLGTATAIQASDLQGRIEGAERLLLKTWFSGRTAFDPAYPHLTTDAAALLVQEGVRCIGIDSPSIEAYDGDGTVHRTLLERGIAVIELLDLPAMPEGEYYMAALPLRLKGLDGSPARVILSDRPFV
- the glmU gene encoding bifunctional sugar-1-phosphate nucleotidylyltransferase/acetyltransferase, with product MECVILAAGEGTRMRPLTAERPKVMLPLANRPMLEHLVRAVTEAGITAITLVVGYGEREVREWFGDGSRLGVTIRYVVQRRQLGTADALRATKGLVTGRFLMLNGDMIVDAADLADLCTREAPCMGVYESDHPQDYGVVTIEGDLITGLEEKSRQPKSRMINAGVYLFDPEIYKRLEGVPLSGRGEYELTDALADYIAEGRLSAYRLSTWMDVGAPWDLLDASATLLSRMKPACEGTVEDGVVIHGKLVLGKNSVVKAGTYIEGDCIVGEGCTIGPHAYIRGSTAIGDGCHIGHAVEVKNSIVFAGTKIPHFNYIGDSIIGSQCNFGAGTKVANLRHDHGNISINGRSTGRRKFGAIIGDHVLFGINCSVNVGSVIGSYSLIGPHSLVEGTLKDRTVIR